From Streptomyces zhihengii, the proteins below share one genomic window:
- a CDS encoding ABC transporter permease, whose product MTVLKSSLRNFFAHKGRMALSAVAVLLSVAFVSGTLVFTDTMNTTFDKLFATSSADVTVSPEDTEVDDMPANGRPESLPAALVDEVAAVDGVKSAEGAVASLSVTVVDSENKNMGSTTGAPTIASNWTTNDLKSMKIASGHAPRGPTEVMVDADTADKHGLKLGDELRTIAVTGDLTARISGIAAFTVTNPGAAVVYFDTATAQRELLGKEGVFTQVLVVADAGVGDDELKRNIASALEQPYQLQTAKEAADAGREEVGSFLDVMKYAMLGFAGIAFLVGIFLIVNTFSMLVAQRTREIGLMRAIGSSRRQVNRSVLIEALLLGLVGSVAGVGAGVGLAVGLMEMMSAVGMNLSTDDLTVKWTTPVVGLVLGVFVTVLAAYVPARRAGKVSPMAALRDSGMPADGKAGWIRGGIGLVLTAAGAAALFAATRADEAGEGSMYLGLGVVLSLIGFVVVGPLLAGVVVRALSAVVLRAFGPVGRMAERNALRNPRRTGATGAALMIGLALVACLSVVGSSMVASATEELDKSVGADFIVQSTTMGPIVPQAQQALERTPGLDHVTEYKGVDAKITAPDGVTEDEQLVAADPTYAEDLRRETVAGELAAAYGKDAMSVGDGYAERHGVKVGDTIEVAFAGGRTAGLKVAAITSDDVSIDKGAMYMNITTAARYIPADKMPQNMIMFAKAADGQEKEAYTALKKSLADYPQYSVQNQTDFKQDLKDQIGQLLNIVYGLLALAIIVAVLGVVNTLALSVVERTREIGLMRAIGLSRRQLRRMIRLESVVIALFGALLGLGLGMGWGTSAQKLLALEGLGVLDIPWPTILTVFVGSAFVGLFAALVPAFRAGRMNVLNAIATD is encoded by the coding sequence ATGACCGTGCTCAAGTCCTCCCTGCGCAACTTCTTCGCGCACAAGGGCCGGATGGCCCTCTCGGCGGTGGCCGTGCTGCTGTCCGTCGCCTTCGTCTCCGGCACGCTGGTGTTCACCGACACCATGAACACCACCTTCGACAAGCTGTTCGCCACCTCATCCGCCGACGTCACCGTCAGCCCCGAGGACACCGAGGTGGACGACATGCCGGCCAACGGCCGGCCCGAGTCGCTGCCCGCCGCCCTGGTCGACGAGGTCGCCGCGGTGGACGGGGTGAAGTCCGCCGAGGGCGCCGTCGCCAGCCTCAGCGTCACCGTCGTCGACTCCGAGAACAAGAACATGGGGTCGACCACCGGGGCGCCGACGATCGCCTCCAACTGGACCACCAACGACCTCAAGTCGATGAAGATCGCCTCCGGCCACGCCCCGCGCGGCCCCACCGAGGTGATGGTCGACGCCGACACCGCCGACAAGCACGGCCTGAAGCTCGGCGACGAACTGCGCACCATCGCCGTCACCGGCGACCTGACGGCGCGCATCTCCGGCATCGCCGCGTTCACGGTCACCAACCCGGGCGCCGCGGTCGTCTACTTCGACACCGCCACCGCCCAGCGCGAACTCCTCGGCAAGGAGGGCGTGTTCACCCAGGTCCTGGTCGTCGCCGACGCGGGGGTCGGCGACGACGAGCTGAAGCGGAACATCGCCTCGGCCCTGGAGCAGCCGTACCAGCTCCAGACCGCGAAGGAGGCCGCGGACGCCGGCCGCGAGGAGGTGGGCTCCTTCCTCGACGTGATGAAGTACGCCATGCTCGGCTTCGCCGGGATCGCCTTCCTCGTCGGCATCTTCCTCATCGTCAACACCTTCTCCATGCTGGTCGCCCAGCGCACCCGGGAGATCGGTCTGATGCGCGCCATCGGATCGAGCCGCCGCCAGGTCAACCGCTCCGTGCTCATCGAGGCGCTGCTGCTCGGCCTGGTCGGATCGGTCGCCGGTGTCGGCGCCGGCGTGGGACTGGCCGTCGGGCTGATGGAGATGATGTCCGCGGTCGGCATGAACCTCTCCACCGACGACCTCACCGTGAAGTGGACGACGCCGGTGGTGGGCCTGGTGCTCGGCGTCTTCGTCACCGTCCTCGCCGCGTACGTCCCGGCCCGCCGGGCGGGCAAGGTGTCGCCGATGGCGGCCCTGCGCGACTCCGGCATGCCGGCCGACGGTAAGGCGGGATGGATCCGCGGCGGCATCGGCCTGGTCCTCACCGCCGCCGGCGCGGCCGCGCTGTTCGCCGCCACCCGGGCGGACGAGGCGGGCGAGGGCTCGATGTACCTCGGCCTCGGCGTGGTGCTCTCGCTGATCGGCTTCGTCGTGGTCGGCCCGCTGCTGGCCGGCGTCGTGGTCCGCGCCCTCAGCGCCGTGGTCCTGCGGGCCTTCGGCCCGGTCGGGCGGATGGCCGAGCGCAACGCGCTCCGCAACCCGCGCCGCACCGGGGCGACCGGCGCCGCCCTGATGATCGGGCTCGCCCTGGTGGCCTGCCTGTCGGTGGTCGGCTCCTCGATGGTCGCCTCCGCGACCGAGGAGCTCGACAAGTCGGTGGGCGCGGACTTCATCGTGCAGTCCACCACCATGGGGCCGATCGTGCCCCAGGCGCAGCAGGCCCTGGAGCGCACGCCGGGCCTCGACCACGTCACCGAGTACAAGGGCGTCGACGCGAAGATCACCGCGCCCGACGGCGTCACCGAGGACGAGCAGCTCGTCGCCGCCGACCCGACGTACGCCGAGGACCTGCGCCGCGAGACGGTCGCCGGGGAGCTCGCCGCCGCCTACGGCAAGGACGCGATGTCCGTCGGCGACGGCTACGCCGAGCGGCACGGGGTGAAGGTCGGCGACACCATCGAGGTCGCCTTCGCGGGCGGGCGGACGGCCGGCCTGAAGGTCGCCGCCATCACCTCGGACGACGTGAGCATCGACAAGGGCGCGATGTACATGAACATCACGACCGCCGCCCGCTACATCCCGGCCGACAAGATGCCGCAGAACATGATCATGTTCGCCAAGGCGGCCGACGGCCAGGAGAAGGAGGCGTACACCGCCCTCAAGAAGTCGCTCGCGGACTACCCCCAGTACAGCGTGCAGAACCAGACCGACTTCAAGCAGGACCTGAAGGACCAGATCGGGCAGCTCCTGAACATCGTCTACGGCCTGCTGGCGCTCGCGATCATCGTCGCCGTCCTCGGCGTGGTGAACACCCTCGCCCTGTCGGTCGTCGAGCGGACCAGGGAGATCGGCCTGATGCGGGCGATCGGCCTCTCGCGCCGCCAGCTCCGCCGCATGATCCGGCTGGAGTCGGTCGTCATCGCCCTCTTCGGCGCCCTGCTCGGCCTCGGGCTCGGCATGGGCTGGGGCACCTCGGCGCAGAAGCTGCTGGCCCTGGAGGGCCTGGGCGTCCTGGACATCCCCTGGCCCACGATCCTCACCGTGTTCGTCGGGTCGGCCTTCGTCGGACTCTTCGCCGCCCTGGTCCCGGCCTTCCGGGCCGGCCGGATGAACGTCCTGAACGCCATCGCCACGGACTGA